One window of Kryptolebias marmoratus isolate JLee-2015 linkage group LG3, ASM164957v2, whole genome shotgun sequence genomic DNA carries:
- the LOC108230475 gene encoding bromodomain-containing protein 4-like, protein MGDGLEAGSSQNPSSATPPLPFNPPPPETWNPSRPKRQTNQLQYLLKVVLKTLWKHQFAWPFQAPVDAVKLNLPDYYKIIRTPMDMGTIKKRLENNYYWNAQECIHDFNTMFTNCYIYNKPGDDIVLMAEALEKLFLQKITEMPQEEIEISVVTKGRRGSRREPDSGQDSSSPSTTPHTQGFSSPATTPQARNTPALPLTQPPPQPLIQPLIQPLIQPHIQPPPPQPLIQPPPPQPLIQPPPQPLTQTQPPRLPPAPTNHTSHLGSSFPLSTPDVLAQGMTSVPPPALTHPGLHPAPVLQSSPALIKQRKSQKRKADTTTPTANDQLSESPPISEVTRPRRESARPPKQPKKDASQPDSQHHLGGGLETGGSVASKRQEQLRFCSRLHREMLSKKHISYAWPFYKPVDAKSLGLHDYHDIIKHPMDLSTIKKKLDNRQYRDAQEFAADVRLMFSNCYKYNPPDHDVVSMARKLQDLFEKRFAKMPDDSEEPTPVPTPSSALHSAPSTRQAPPPSAVSEDDSSSSSDSESSRGDSEQERQQRLAELQEQLKAVHEQLAALSQPQASKPKKKERDKKEKKKEKHKKKMGTEESAETSPLAMLQTSKKGKSSKDPVVAKKDKKKTGKKEGNKNSHPAAPPQTAPIPLVPSASLEAEDDPELSTDKCKPMSYEEKRQLSLDINKLPGDKLGRVVHIIQTREPSLKNSNPDEIEIDFETLKPSTLRELEKYVCSCLKKKKKTSEKSLEMTTVTRMKTGSSSSDSSDSDDSEDSENGLVPKQQKKTSANKDTKRPLHQPLSGGVGPVAAAPQAQPQLVQSKPSFVPSLDSSQLMTTGFDPLDHFMNPHLAQSNTESSATITPAIALVSSGLLNANTPTNQTPTDTHLFLNQHPIIPSPAIHNALPQQPSRPSNRAAPLPPKHSQPPPASLAPASLAPASLAPASLAPASLAPTSLAPASVAPNSLVPNSLVPTSLAPTSLPPSSLPPSSLPPSSLPSMPPSSSVQLQPTLPMNLPQPIPQPRVPSPPSHGILGTLSAQPPQALLEDDEEPTSNNSETPPLSQVHTLLQSLQPRPSAQSQPLHTHSPGQVAPQLVPPIHAQVMTTNPPALTQRHIPGHMPPSFLHTNASLSLQQKSASLQHKLQQLHQQQPSPRIKAEPFSSAGSLHESPSPLMMHSPQMPQFHTMGQQSPSQTKKHEQRSNLVGVKEEKPPQSPVLPPSPFSPVVRQDTNKPDNKLSLDIKPLDGSRPFPRLPDSPAQPCPQQDIKIKQEPKTPIAPKKTQDVKLKNMGSWASLAQRPQSTPASAVRSSSDSFEQFRRAAREKEERERQLKAQAEQARREQEKLRSRDDDDTMEQARRAQEDTRRRQEQQSPLAPTPPASTPPTHSPQPPPAQQQAPPPPTLAAQNALDQQREMARRREQERRRREAMADTIDINFQSDLMAIFEENLF, encoded by the exons ATGGGAGACGGACTGGAAGCAGGCAGCAGCCAGAACCCTTCCTCCGCCACACCACCTCTCCCTttcaaccccccaccccccgaaACATGGAACCCCTCCAGACCCAAACGACAAACCAACCAGCTACAG TACCTGCTGAAGGTGGTGTTGAAGACTTTATGGAAACATCAGTTTGCATGGCCCTTCCAAGCACCTGTAGATGCAGTCAAACTCAATTTGCCC gACTACTATAAGATCATAAGAACTCCTATGGACATGGGCACAATAAAAAAACGTCTAGAGAACAACTACTACTGGAACGCCCAGGAGTGTATCCACGACTTCAACACAATGTTCACAAACTGCTACATCTACAACAAG cCCGGCGATGACATTGTCCTGATGGCTGAAGCCTTAGAAAAGCTTTTTCTCCAGAAGATTACAGAAATGCCACAAGAGGAGATAGAGATTTCTGTGGTTACAAAGGGTCGTCGTGGGAGCAGGCGGGAGCCAG ATTCGGGCCAAGACTCATCCTCTCCTTCTaccaccccccacacacaagGCTTTTCATCTCCAGCCACCACTCCACAGGCTCGTAACACACCGGCCCTCCCCCTTACCCAGCCTCCTCCCCAGCCTCTCATCCAGCCTCTCATTCAGCCTCTCATTCAGCCTCACATCCAACCTCCTCCCCCACAACCTCTCatccagcctcctcctccccagCCTCTCATCCAGCCACCTCCCCAACCTCTGACTCAGACTCAGCCCCCACGTTTGCCCCCTGCGCCCACCAACCACACTTCACACCTGGGATCCTCCTTCCCCCTCTCTACCCCAGACGTCCTGGCCCAGGGCATGACATCTGTCCCTCCTCCAGCCTTGACGCACCCAGGCCTCCACCCTGCCCCTGTGCTGCAGAGCTCCCCAGCTCTCATCAAG CAAAGGAAGAGCCAGAAGAGGAAAGCCGATACCACAACACCCACAGCTAACGACCAGCTAAGCGAATCGCCTCCCATTTCTGAAGTGACCCGGCCTCGCCGAGAGAGCGCTCGACCACCAAAGCAACCCAAAAAAGACGCCTCACAGCCAGACTCTCAGCATCACCTGGGAGGAGGCTTGGAGACGGGAGGGTCGGTGGCATCGAAGCGCCAGGAACAGTTGCGTTTCTGTTCGCGCCTCCATCGAGAGATGTTGTCAAAGAAACACATTTCGTACGCCTGGCCTTTTTACAAACCTGTCGATGCTAAAAGCCTGGGCCTACACGACTACCATGATATCATCAAGCACCCCATGGATCTCAGCACCATCAAG AAAAAGCTGGACAACAGGCAGTACAGAGATGCACAGGAATTTGCAGCAGATGTCCGGTTGATGTTCTCAAACTGTTACAAGTACAATCCTCCAGACCACGATGTTGTTTCCATGGCACGGAAATTACAG GATCTGTTTGAGAAGCGTTTTGCCAAAATGCCTGATGACTCAGAGGAGCCCACCCCAGTTCCCACACCGTCATCGGCCCTCCACTCTGCACCCTCCACTCGACAAGCCCCACCCCCGTCTGCTGTTTCGGAAGACGACAGCTCTAGTTCTTCTGATTCCGAGTCCTCAAGAGGAGACTCAGAGCAAGAAAGACAACAGCGACTGGCTGAGTTACAGGAACAG CTTAAAGCTGTCCACGAACAGCTGGCAGCACTCTCTCAGCCGCAGGCCAGCAAGCccaaaaagaaagagagggacaaaaaggagaagaaaaaagaaaagcacaagaaGAAGATGGGAACAGAGGAATCTGCAGAGACCTCTCCTCTTGCAATGCTTCAAACTTCTAAAAAAGGCAAGAGCAGCAAAGATCCTGTTGTGGCAAAgaaggacaagaaaaaaactgg TaagaaagaaggaaataaaaacagccacCCTGCTGCACCTCCTCAGACAGCCCCGATCCCTCTTGTCCCTTCAGCTTCTCTTGAAGCAGAGGATGACCCGG AACTGAGCACCGACAAATGCAAGCCAATGTCTTATGAGGAGAAGCGCCAGCTGAGCCTCGACATAAACAAGTTGCCTGGTGACAAACTGGGCAGAGTTGTGCACATAATCCAAACGCGTGAGCCTTCACTGAAGAACTCTAATCCAGACGAGATCGAGATCGACTTTGAGACGCTGAAGCCCTCCACGCTGAGAGAGTTGGAAAAATACGTCTGTAGCTGcctcaaaaagaagaaaaaaacatcag agAAGTCTCTGGAAATGACAACTGTGACAAGGATGAAGACTGGATCCTCATCTTCAGACAGCAGTGACTCAGACGACAGTGAAGACTCTGAGAATG GGCTGGTTCCCAAGCAACAGAAGAAGACCTCAGCCAACAAGGACACAAAGAGACCGCTCCACCAGCCCCTCAGTGGTGGAGTGGGTCCAGTCGCTGCTGCACCTCAGGCTCAGCCTCAGTTGGTCCAGTCAAAACCGTCGTTTGTCCCCTCTCTGGATTCCTCTCAGTTAATGACCACAGGATTTGATCCTCTTGACCACTTCATGAACCCCCACCTGGCGCAGTCAAACACAGAGTCCAGTGCAACCATAACCCCTGCTATTGCTCTCGTTTCCTCTGGCCTCCTCAACGCAAACACCCCCACCAACCAGACGCCAACCGACACGCACCTTTTCCTTAACCAGCATCCCATCATACCTTCCCCAG CGATCCACAACGCTCTTCCCCAGCAACCATCGAGACCTAGCAACCGCGCCGCACCACTTCCGCCCAAACATTCACAGCCTCCCCCAGCCTCGCTTGCCCCAGCCTCGCTTGCCCCAGCCTCGCTTGCCCCAGCCTCGCTTGCCCCAGCCTCGCTTGCCCCAACTTCGCTTGCCCCAGCCTCGGTTGCCCCAAACTCGCTTGTCCCAAACTCGCTTGTCCCAACTTCGCTTGCCCCGACCTCTCTTCCCCCATCTTCCCTTCCCCCATCTTCCCTTCCCCCATCCTCACTTCCCTCCATGCCGCCATCGTCTTCAGTGCAGCTTCAGCCCACGCTTCCCATGAACCTTCCGCAGCCCATCCCTCAACCGCGGGTTCCTTCACCGCCGTCGCATGGCATCCTGGGTACTCTCTCAGCTCAGCCTCCCCAAGCCCTGCTGGAGGACGACGAAGAGCCGACATCCAATAATTCTGAGACGCCGCCGCTCAGTCAGGTCCACACCCTCCTGCAGTCGCTTCAGCCAAGACCCTCCGCTCAGTCGCAGCCGCTGCACACCCACTCACCAGGGCAGGTTGCCCCCCAGCTGGTACCGCCAATACACGCACAGGTTATGACGACAAACCCTCCTGCCCTGACGCAGAGACACATCCCAGGCCACATGCCTCCGTCGTTCCTACATACGAACGCGTCGTTGTCCCTGCAGCAGAAGAGCGCGAGCCTGCAGCACAAGTTACAGCAGTTACATCAACAGCAGCCATCCCCACGAATCAAAGCAGAGCCTTTCTCGTCTGCAG GTTCCCTCCATGAAAGCCCCTCTCCTCTGATGATGCATTCTCCTCAGATGCCTCAGTTCCATACAATGGGACAGCAGTCGCCCTCACAGACCAAGAAGCAT GAACAGAGGTCCAACCTTGTGGGAGTTAAAGAGGAGAAGCCTCCACAGTCTCCAGTTTTGCCCCCATCACCCTTCAGTCCTGTAGTCCGccaagacacaaacaaaccagaTAACAAACTCA GTTTAGACATAAAGCCACTAGATGGTTCCCGGCCCTTTCCCCGTCTCCCAGACTCCCCGGCACAACCTTGTCCCCAACAGGACATCAAAATCAAGCAAGAACCCAAAACTCCCATCGCACCAAAGAAAACCCAG gatgtgaaattaaaaaacatgggTTCTTGGGCCAGTCTGGCTCAGAGGCCCCAGTCCACGCCGGCCTCTGCGGTGCGCTCCTCCAGCGACAGTTTCGAACAGTTCAGACGGGCCGCCAGGGAGAAGGAGGAGCGGGAGAGACAGCTGAAAGCTCAGGCAGAGCAGGCCAGGAGAGAGCAAGAAAAACTACG GAGCCGTGACGACGACGACACGATGGAGCAGGCTCGTCGAGCACAAGAAGACACCCGCCGTCGTCAGGAGCAGCAGTCGCCTCTCGCGCCGACGCCTCCGGCCTCAACTCCGCCCACTCACTCCCCACAACCCCCTCCCGCACAGCAACAAGCCCCTCCCCCACCCACCCTCGCCGCACAGAACGCTCTCGACCAGCAGAGGGAGATGGCTCGCCGTCGTGAGCAGGAGAGGCGCCGGCGAGAGGCA ATGGCTGACACGATTGACATCAATTTCCAGAGTGACCTGATGGCGATTTTTGAGGAGAATTTGTTCTGA